The following coding sequences are from one Camarhynchus parvulus chromosome 1, STF_HiC, whole genome shotgun sequence window:
- the NOP2 gene encoding probable 28S rRNA (cytosine(4447)-C(5))-methyltransferase, whose translation MGRKLDPSRKEKRGPGRKARKQRGAEVELARFLPPEPESGRKKLSSHGRRRAAKRRLGAGGGPAGRRPLGGGGRGGEGEREPTVEEQLSPQKEKRAVKAAGQTARGRSGFSDGNSKWLAPARAKKTQPKGSHVELSSDGEVEEGWEMEEEEEDGSSEEMVDDYGASSSEEEELLPIEKAALKQKPEREGLSEDDSEEEEEEEEEAEEASKQKMGQKEEEGPDLQLNLDIEEQFKLPTSEEIEKEAAEPPDLHVIHQRIQGNMEVLQDFGAKREEGRSRQEYLALLRRDMAAYYSYSDFLLTKLMDIFPLPELVNFLEANEVPRPVTIRTNTLKTRRRDLAQALINRGVNLDPLGKWSKTGLVIYDSTVPIGATPEYLAGHYMLQGASSLLPVMALAPQENERILDMCCAPGGKTSYIAQLMKNTGMILANDSSAERLRSVVGNLHRLGVTNAVVSNCDGRQFPKVLGGFDRVLLDAPCSGTGVISKDPAVKTNKDEKDILRCAHLQKELILSAIDSVNAASETGGYIVYCTCSIMVEENEWVVDYALKKRNVRLVATGLDFGKEGFTRFKDRRFHPSLKCTRRFYPHTHNMDGFFIAKFKKFSNAIPQAQKDEEPAVEAAAPSAVPDTIIMEPPPKKKKLEGSKADKEQKLPQPALKKKLSVQAQRRPLKAVRPSPKMMRPKVPTRKKKHRVKANGQ comes from the exons ATGGGGCGGAAGCTCGAccccagcaggaaggagaagcgCGGGCCCGGGCGCAAGGCCCGCAAGCAGCGCGGGGCCGAGGTGGAGCTGGCCCGCTTCCTGCCGCCAG AGCCCGAGAGCGGCAGGAAGAAGCTCTCCAGTCACGGCAGAAGGAG GGCTGCGAAGAGGCGGCTGGGAGCGGGCGGCGGCCCGGCCGGGAGGAGGCCgcttggaggaggaggaagaggaggagagggagagcgGGAGCCCACAG TTGAAGAGCAGCTGTCCCCACAGAAGGAGAAACGTGCTGTAAAGGCAGCAGGACAGACTGCCCGTGGCCGCTCTGGCTTCAGTGATGGCAATTCCAAGTGGCTGGCTCCAGCCAGAGCCAAGAAAACCCAGCCTAAAGGAAGCCATGTGGAGTTATCCAGTGATGGTGAGGTGGAagagggctgggagatggaggaggaggaggaggatgggagcAGCGAGGAGATGGTGGATGATTATGGTGCCTCTTCAtcagaggaagaagag CTGCTCCCTATTGAAAAAGCTGCCCTGAAGCAGAAGCCTGAGAG GGAAGGCCTCAGTGAAGATGACAGcgaagaggaagaggaggaagaagaggaagcagaggaggcaagcaagcagaaaatgggacagaaggaagaagagggCCCAGATCTGCAGCTCAACCTGGATATAGAGGAACAATTTAAACTGCCAACTAGTGAAGAAATTGAGAAGGAGG CTGCTGAGCCCCCCGACCTGCATGTCATTCACCAGCGCATCCAGGGCAAcatggaggtgctgcaggactTTGGGGCGAAGCGGGAGGAGGGGCGCTCCCGGCAGGAATACCTCGCGCTGCTGCGCCGGGACATGGCCGCCTACTACTCCTACAGCGACTTCCTGCTCACCAAGCTCATGGACATCTTCCCGCTCCCTGAG CTGGTAAACTTCCTGGAGGCTAACGAGGTTCCGCGCCCTGTCACCATTCGCACCAACACGCTGAAGACGCGGCGGCGGGACCTGGCACAG GCTCTCATCAACCGTGGTGTGAATCTTGACCCCCTGGGGAAGTGGTCCAAAACGGGACTTGTTATTTATGACTCCACTGTGCCCATCG gtgccACCCCAGAGTATCTGGCTGGACACTACATGCTGCAAGGAGCCTCCAGTCTTCTCCCTGTCATGGCGCTGGCTCCACAGGAGAACGAGCGCATCCTGGATAtgtgctgtgccccaggaggCAAGACCAGCTACATAG CTCAGCTTATGAAGAACACAGGGATGATCCTGGCTAACGACAGCAGTGCCGAACGGCTCCGGAGCGTAGTAGGGAATTTGCACCGCCTGGGAGTCACCAACGCTGTTGTGAGTAACTGCGATGGACGCCAGTTCCCCAAG GTTCTTGGAGGGTTCGACCGTGTCTTGCTTGATGCTCCTTGTAGCGGAACAGGCGTCATTTCCAAGGATCCTGCTGTCAAAACCAACAAG GATGAGAAGGATATCCTGCGTTGTGCCCACCTGCAGAAGGAGCTGATTCTTAGCGCCATAGATTCAGTCAATGCTGCCTCGGAGACAGGGGGCTACATTGTCTACTGCACTTGCTCCATCATG GTGGAGGAGAACGAGTGGGTTGTGGATTATGCTCTGAAGAAACGCAATGTCCGCTTGGTGGCCACAGGCCTGGACTTTGGCAAGGAAGGCTTCACCAG gtTCAAGGACCGTCGCTTCCACCCGTCCCTCAAGTGCACGCGGCGTTTCTACCCGCACACGCACAATATGGATGGGTTCTTCATCGCCAAGTTCAAGAAGTTCTCCAATGCCATCCCGCAGGCACAGAAAG ATGAAGAGCCTGCTGTGGAAGCGGCAGCTCCGTCCGCTGTCCCTGATACCATCATCATGGAGCCTCCgccaaaaaagaagaaacttgaGGGCTCAAAAGCTGACAAAGAGCAgaagctgccccagcctgcttTGAAGAAGAAACTTTCGGTGCAAGCACAGAGGAGACCCTTGAAGGCTGTCCGGCCCTCTCCCAAAATGATGCGGCCTAAAGTCCCTACCAGGAAGAAGAAGCATAGAGTGAAAGCTAATGGACAGTGA